A single genomic interval of Streptomyces showdoensis harbors:
- a CDS encoding YggS family pyridoxal phosphate-dependent enzyme has protein sequence MTDRTAELAANLARVEERIAAACAAAGRAREEVTLIVVTKTYPASDVRILHGLGVRHVAENRDQDAAPKAAACADLDLNWHFVGQLQTNKVRSVVGYADVVQSVDRLKLVSSLSAAAERGERELGCLLQVALDAESGARGDRGGVAPDGIEELAAAVDAAPGLRLDGLMTVAPLAGPYAGRQRAAFDRLMDLSTALRATRPAANMVSAGMSADLEEAVAAGATHVRIGTAVLGVRPKLG, from the coding sequence ACCGCACGGCGGAACTCGCCGCGAACCTGGCACGGGTGGAGGAGCGCATCGCGGCCGCCTGCGCCGCCGCCGGTCGAGCGCGGGAGGAGGTGACCCTCATCGTGGTCACCAAGACCTACCCCGCGAGCGACGTGAGGATCCTGCACGGACTCGGGGTGCGGCACGTCGCCGAGAACCGTGACCAGGACGCCGCCCCCAAGGCGGCGGCCTGCGCGGACCTCGACCTGAACTGGCACTTCGTGGGCCAGCTGCAGACCAACAAGGTCCGTTCCGTGGTGGGTTATGCCGATGTGGTGCAGTCCGTCGACCGCTTGAAGCTCGTTTCCTCTCTCTCCGCGGCCGCGGAGAGAGGGGAGCGGGAGCTCGGCTGTCTCCTCCAGGTCGCGCTCGACGCCGAGTCCGGCGCCCGGGGCGACCGGGGCGGGGTGGCGCCCGACGGGATCGAGGAGTTGGCGGCCGCGGTGGACGCGGCGCCGGGACTGCGGCTCGACGGACTGATGACCGTCGCCCCGCTCGCCGGTCCCTACGCGGGTCGGCAACGGGCCGCCTTCGACCGGCTGATGGATTTGTCGACTGCCCTGCGCGCGACCCGTCCGGCTGCGAACATGGTGTCAGCAGGGATGAGTGCGGACCTCGAGGAGGCCGTGGCGGCCGGAGCGAC